In Chroogloeocystis siderophila 5.2 s.c.1, the DNA window CCGGTAATAATATCCATCAGTGTAGACTTACCGGCTCCATTACTACCAATAATTCCAATGCGATCTTCGGGATTAAAAGTATAAGTAAAGTCATGAATGATTGTCCGCTCGTTATAAGATTTACTGATGTTTGTTAGCTCAATAACTTTCTTACCAATTCGACGACTGGCGGTAGAAATCTCAACTTTACCTTGCGCTTGTTTAAATTCCTGCGCTTGCATTTCCCGAATGCGGTCAATCCGCGCTTTTTGCTTGGTACTACGCGCTTTTGGTCCTCTTTTTAGCCATTCGAGTTCGCGCCGCAATACTCCTACGTGTTTGCGTTGGCTACTGGCTGCGGTTTCTTCGGCTTCAGCTTTTTTCTCTAAGTAGTAAGTGTAATTACCTGCATAGGCGTAGAGATCGCCGCGATCAATTTCGAGAATGCGATTGGTGACGCGATCTAAAAAGTAGCGATCATGTGTAATGAGTAGTAATGCACCCCGATAGCGATTCAAATAACTTTGCAACCACTCCACAGATAATGCATCCAAGTGGTTTGTCGGTTCATCCATCAGTAACACATCAGGTTCTGACAACAGCGCCGCCGCAAGTGCAATGCGTTTGCGATAACCACCAGATAAATTGCCAATTTTGGCATCAAAGTCTTGAATACCCAGCTTTGTGAGAATGATTTTAGCATTCGTTTCGAGATCCCACGCCCCTGCTGCTTCCATTTGTTGCGACAAGTTAGAAAGGCGCGCTATTAGCTTTTCGGTATCGCCTTGCTGGTGTGTAAGTTGTTCAGATAGTGCCTCATACTCGCGCACCAACGCCACTTGTTCGCCACTATCCGCAAAGACTTGTTCTAAAACGGTGTGACTTTCGTCTAACTCTGGCTGTTGGGGTAGATAAACGATTTTTGCTCCTGAATTGACCCAAATTTCCCCGCTGTCGATTGATTCTAAGCCAGCAATCATTTTCAGTAGCGTTGATTTGCCAGAACCATTGGTGCCAATTAGCCCAACTTTATCACCTTCTTCAAGGCTAAAACTGGCATCTTTAAAAATTTCTTTGATACCAAAGTCTTTTTTGAGCGATCGCAGCGTAAAAATAGTCATTGGTCACAGCTTATCCACTAGTAACCAGTCTAACGAGTTCATGCGTAATGAATAGCAACAATTACCACCCTATAAACTACCTCAGTGTGTCGCGATAAACCAGTCGATCAGTTTTCGAGCAATACTTAACGGTGGTGGAAGCTTTGGCAGATTGTGTTTGTGAAACCAGCCAGCATCGACTAACTCTTGCGGTTCAATTGTGATATCACCATCTGCATAAGTCGCAGTAAATCCAATCATTAAAGAATTAGGAAAAGGCCACGGTTGTGAGCCAAAATAGCGAATATCTGTAATCTCAATGCCAACTTCTTCACGCACTTCCCGCACTACAGTTTCTTCTAAAGATTCTCCTGGTTCCACAAAGCCAGCGAGTATACTGTACATTCCTGGGGGAAATCGATGCGCGCGGGCTAGCAATAACTCTTCACCACGCGAGACAAGGACAATAATTGCGGGTGAAAGACGTGGATAATTGACTAATCCACAGCTAGGACAACGTTTAGCACGTTCGTGCGGTAGTTGTGTCATTGGCGTCGCGCAGTGTCCGCAATACAAATGAGTGCGGTCCCATTCAACGATTTGAATTGCCCGACCACTGAGCATAAATAAGTCTTCGTCTAATATGCCGTATAATTCACGCAGTCCACACAAAGACATTCCATCAGGCAGGAGCGTATCTTTAGGTAATTCGGCTGAATAACACGGTTGATCGTCTAATGTTCCGAGAAATTGCGTGCGTACAGGCGTTAAGCCAATTTCTTCTAAGCTAATGAGATAAGGTACATGACCAATAGTTTCTTCCTGGCGAACTAGCAGCTGATTGCCGACAAAAGCAAACCACCAAGCAGGTTCAGAAGTTTGTACAGGTGGGGCAATGCCAGGATTAAAGATACGATGCATTATTAGTAGAAAGCAATCGACCTTTATAATATCACTGCGATTAAGCCGCGAAAAAAGTATCTTGATGGATAAATTGTGCAGCGCAAACCCACATCAGAAGAAATTATTGCCGCAACGGGGAAGACGGTTTCAGATATTATTGCCCCGAATTTGCGTGTTTTGTTCTGTGGTATCAATCCTAGCGTCTATAGTGCTGCTGTGGGACATCACTTTGCACGCCCAGGAAATCGCTTTTGGCGATCGCTACACAATGCAGGTTTTACAAATCGATTACTCTCTCCCTTTGAAGATCGCGACTTGCTGCAATTTGGCTATGGTTTAACCAACATTGTCGATCGCGCAACCGCACGAGCCGATCAATTAGCACCTGAAGAACTCATTCAAGGTCAACAACAGTTAAGCGCAAAAGTACAGCAGTATCAACCGCGATTTCTCGCCATCTTGGGTATTAGTGCTTATCGCACTGCATTTTATCGTCCCAAGGCTGTCATGGGGAAACAGGATGAGTCTTTACATAGTGCGATCGTGTGGGTATTACCTAACCCTAGTGGGTTAAATGCCCATTATCAACTCGCAGATCTCAAACGAGTATATCGAGAATTGCTCGTTGCAATTGAAACTTGAGCGATCTACGAGCATGGAGGGATTCGAACCCCCGACCCTCAGAACCGGAATCTGATGCTCTATCCACTGAGCTACATGCCCTTATCTTTATAAAAGCATAGCATTTCTCGCGGCTGGAAGTGCGATCAAATTAATTGTGTTGGGAAGCGATCGCCCTTTGGCAATTTAAACACAATTCCCCTTGATGTTGTTCATCCAGAAATCAAACGCTGCTTTCTACAATGCTTTAACGATGGACACACTGCGCCTCACCTGCGCCCCACTGCTGAAGATTGGCACAATGCGCTTATAGTTGCAGTTAATGATTTAGCCGCCTGCAACACACTCGACAGTCATCACTATAGTCGTAGTTATGGAAAGTGCTACTGGTGTGAGAGAAAAGCAACGCTTGGCGTCGATATTTTTCCTGGTAA includes these proteins:
- a CDS encoding ABC-F family ATP-binding cassette domain-containing protein gives rise to the protein MTIFTLRSLKKDFGIKEIFKDASFSLEEGDKVGLIGTNGSGKSTLLKMIAGLESIDSGEIWVNSGAKIVYLPQQPELDESHTVLEQVFADSGEQVALVREYEALSEQLTHQQGDTEKLIARLSNLSQQMEAAGAWDLETNAKIILTKLGIQDFDAKIGNLSGGYRKRIALAAALLSEPDVLLMDEPTNHLDALSVEWLQSYLNRYRGALLLITHDRYFLDRVTNRILEIDRGDLYAYAGNYTYYLEKKAEAEETAASSQRKHVGVLRRELEWLKRGPKARSTKQKARIDRIREMQAQEFKQAQGKVEISTASRRIGKKVIELTNISKSYNERTIIHDFTYTFNPEDRIGIIGSNGAGKSTLMDIITGRVQPDAGTVDIGSTIHIGYFDQHSEDVTVNENQRVIEYLKSVAELVKTADGSVITASQMLERFLFPPNQQYAPIHKLSGGEKRRLFLLRVLMSAPNVLILDEPTNDLDVQTLAVLEEYLEDFNGCVIVVSHDRYFLDRTVDTIFAFEPGGNLRQYPGNYSVYLDYKAEEEQGSKEVKHKQDINSKPAFQEPKSDKPRKLSFKEKREYETLETQIPQMEAEKEELEKTLYNNPPSGFTQMQELSERLAQLIQAIDTATERWLELAEREN
- the nudC gene encoding NAD(+) diphosphatase, with amino-acid sequence MHRIFNPGIAPPVQTSEPAWWFAFVGNQLLVRQEETIGHVPYLISLEEIGLTPVRTQFLGTLDDQPCYSAELPKDTLLPDGMSLCGLRELYGILDEDLFMLSGRAIQIVEWDRTHLYCGHCATPMTQLPHERAKRCPSCGLVNYPRLSPAIIVLVSRGEELLLARAHRFPPGMYSILAGFVEPGESLEETVVREVREEVGIEITDIRYFGSQPWPFPNSLMIGFTATYADGDITIEPQELVDAGWFHKHNLPKLPPPLSIARKLIDWFIATH
- the mug gene encoding G/U mismatch-specific DNA glycosylase produces the protein MQRKPTSEEIIAATGKTVSDIIAPNLRVLFCGINPSVYSAAVGHHFARPGNRFWRSLHNAGFTNRLLSPFEDRDLLQFGYGLTNIVDRATARADQLAPEELIQGQQQLSAKVQQYQPRFLAILGISAYRTAFYRPKAVMGKQDESLHSAIVWVLPNPSGLNAHYQLADLKRVYRELLVAIET